The window GATCAGTCGTCGTATGACGGGCGCGGTCGGGTCTCGGGCTCGGCGTGCAGAACCGTCAGCGTGACGTGGAGCAGGTCTGCTTCCAGACTCACGTCGAGCGCAATGCGGCGCAGCATGCCGTCGAAGAGCGCATCGCGGAGGAGCCGCTCGACGTCGGCGACGCGCATGCCCTCGTAACGCGCGCCAGGGGCGAACGCGGCGGGAGGCTGGTCATCAGTCGGTGGTATCGCCGTCATCCGAGTCCTCAGCCATATCCCGCAGGAGGTCTTCGCGCGTCAGCACTCTGAGGTCATCGACCGGCACGGTCGCCCCGTCTGCCACCAGCCGGTCGAACTCCGGATCGCCCCGCAGCGAAGCCAGGTGCGGATCGTCCGTCGCCGTCCGCGCCCACCCGGAGTTGAGGAGGAGGGCGGTCGTTAGGTTCTCCATCGCAGCCTCGCGATTCCCCTGCCTGGCGTGAATCGCCGCCAGGCAGTAGAACGGCGCGGGCCAGTCGGTCCGGGCGCGCAGAATCGCCTCGAAGTGGGGCATCGCCTCGTCGTACCGCCCGTTGTAGAAGAGCACCTGTCCCAGGTCGAAGTGCGCCTCGACGTAGTCCTGGCGTAGCTCCACAGCCGCGCGCCAGCATCGCAGCGCGTCCTCGGCGCGGTCCCCCATGTCCGCGTAGACGTTCCCCAGGTTGTAGTGGACGAACGCATTGGATGGATCGAGTTCCAGGGCGGCGCAGAGCTCGTCGGCGGCGAGCGCATGGTCCTCTTCCTCGCGAGCCGCGAACGCCTTCTGGATGTGGACCTGCCGCAGCCCCTCCGTCGCTGTCGGGTCGTTCGGGCTCTCGGCGAGAACGCGCTGGAATGCCTCGCGGGCATCGTCTGCCGCTCCCTGCGCGAGCCGTATGCCGCCCAAGACCTGCAGCGCTTCGACTGGAACCGACGCGCCGCGCAGGAATGGCTCCAGGGCGCTGAACGCTTCCTCCAGCCTCCCGTCGTCCAGGGCGTCGGCAGCACGCGCCAGGCTGCGGTTTCGAAAGACGGTCTGCAGGAACCTCATTCAGCTCGTCCGTGGGGTCGGCGCGCGATCATCCCTTGAGCGCTTCGACGACGCGCCGGTGCTGAGCGTAGAGCGGAGCGTAGACGTCGGCGTTCTGCGGCTCGAACCGCTTGACGCCCATGCCGACCCGCCCCCATGCGGCTTCGACCGACGGGACGATCCCGGTTCCCACCATCGCCAGCACCGCCGTGCCAATGGTCGTGACCTCCGGGATGCCGGCGAGCTCGACGGGTTTCTCCGTGACGTCTGCCAGAATCTGCCCGAAGAGCGCGTTCTTGGCGAACCCGCCGCCGACGAGGATCGTACGCACTTCGCCGCGCAGGTGTGAGAGGGATTCCCGCGTCTGGTACGCGAGCCCTTCCAGCAGCGCGCGCGCCGCGTTTTCCGGCGGCATGCCGTCTTCCCAGCCGATGATCGCGCTCGGACAGTCCGGGTCGGGCCCGGTGCGCGCCACGAACGTCGGTACGATGAGCACGCCGGCGCTTCCGGGTGCGACCTTCGCCGCGCGATCCGTGGCTTCCGCAGCGGAACAGCGAGGCATGAACCGCTTGCGGATCAGGTCGAACGATAGTCCGCCGATCATGTGTCCCTGACGGTTGTATCCGCCGACGACTCCGGACGTGTGGGGGTTCACTTCCCAGAGGAGGTTGCGAGCCCGGTCCTCTATCCGGGCTTCGTACTTGTCCCGCGTGGCGACGAGGATGCTCCACGTGCCGGTCGAGTAGAGAACGTCCGTGCGCAGGTCGCGGCACGCCCCGACCGTCGCCAGCGCCGTATCGTGTCCGCCGGCGCAGACGGGCGTCCCGGCGGGAATCCCCGTCGCCTTGGAGGCCTTCGCCGTGACGACGCCGACGGCGTCGCCCGGAGAGCGCACGGGCGGGAACTTGTTGGGGATGTCGAACTGTCGGAACAGGTCGTCGGACCAGTCATCGGCGCGGAGGTCGTAGAGCATCGCGGTCGCCGCCATCGTGCGGTCGGTGACGCGCTCGCCGGTGAGACGCTCCACGAAAAGCTGCGGCATGAACAGGAAGGCTTCTGCGCGGTCGAGCACGTCGGGGCGGTGCTCGCGCATCCATCGCAGGCTGAAGGCGGAGTTGAAGTAGAACGGCGGCGCGCCGGTCGTCAGGTAGGCGGCGTCTAGGTCGAGGTTTTCGGCTGCCCACGCGGCTTGGGCGCGGGTTCGCGTGCACTTCCATGAGATGACCGGGTAGAGCAGCTTGCCGTTCTTGCCGACGGCTCCCCAGCAGACGCCGAACGTCGTCAGGTTCACCGCCTTCGGCACGGCGCTGGATTCGGACAGGAGCTGCTTGGTCAGCTCGGCGAAGTTCTCCCACATCGTCTCGAAGGGCCAGGAGAGCCCGTCGGCGGTCTTGGCGACGGTCGTCGGGCGCGACGCGGAGGCGAGAACGCGCCCGTCAGTCGCCAGCAGCGAGACGGTCGTGTTCGTGGCTCCGCAGTCCCAAATCACCAGGCATTCGCTCTTGGCAGCCATCTTGGTGTTTTCTCCGTGGCTCACGCGCTGGGGCGACTCGACTCCGGTTTGTGTGCTATTCTCCGGCGCGAGGATCGAGGATGTCAACGGGCGGGCGCGGCACGACGGCGAGGTTCACGGAGGTGATGTCATGCGACGATGGGTGGTCGGGTTCATGGCGGGAGTGTCAGTTGGGCTGCTCGGAGCGACGGTCTTACATGGGTGGGCGTCGGAGTCGCCGAAGCCGCCTCACGTCGTGATGGTCACGTCGTTCAAGCCGGAGCCCGCGTGGACGCCAGCGAACGCTGAGGCGGGAATCCGCAAGCTGCAGCAGGAGTACGACGAGAAGGCGATTCCCGGGTTCGTCCGAAAGCAGTTTGTCGGGTCCTTCGACCGAAACGAGTATGGCGGATACTACGAGTTCGAGTCGGAGGAAGCGCTCAAGGCGTTCCTGGCAGCCTATCCGCCGGCTCCGAACCGCACGGTCAAAACATACCAACTGCTGGCGACGTGGGAGCCCAAGAAGGACAAGCCCACGCCGTAACCGACCGAACACTACGACTTGCGTTCGGACGCTTGGAGGCGTTCCCACAGGGCGGTCAGCGCGGAGAGCTGGAACGCGCGGATGCGCTCGCGACGCTCGAAGGTGCTCGCATCGTCGTTGGCGAGGATGGAGAACGTCAGGAAGTTCCCTTGCGAGGTGACGAGGTAGCCGGAGAGCGTCAAAGCGCCGACGATATAGCCCGTCTTGGCGTGCAGGTGTCCTCGGAACGGGGCTTCTGCGAACCGGCTGGCAAGAGTGCCGGTGACGCCGCCGACGGACAGCGAATCGAGAAAGACCGCGCTCCAGTTCGGGTCTGCCGCCATCGTGCGGAGCAGCGCGTTCATGGTGGTCGGCGTGCAACGGTTCCCGCCGCCCGGGATGCGAGCCAGCCCGGAGCCGTCGATCTGCCCGTAGCCCGCGAGCGGTATGCCTCGGTGCTCGAGTGCCTCGCGGACCGCCAGCAAGCCCGCTTCGAAGCTGCCTTCGCCGATCGCTTCAGCGCCGAGCGTCTTGAGCAGATGCTCGGCGAAGAAGTTGTCGCTCCAGGTGTTCGTCTGTCGCACTACGTCTGCCAGGGCGAAGGGCGACTCCTGCGTGTAGAGCGTCTGGTCGGCTCCCGGCGCTCGCTCCGCGCCTTCGGCGAAGCGCGATTTCGCGACTTTGATGCCCCGCTTCTCGAGCCCGTACTCGACGAAGTTCGCCGTCACCTTGACTGGCGTGAAGGTCGCCATCTCATCGGAGCCCTTGCCGCCGCGCACGCGTACCATACCGCGAGCATAGGGCAGTCCTGAGACGGGCGCGGAGTACCCTTCGCGGAGTTGGTCTTGGGGCCAGTACGGGTGTTGGAACTGGCGGTCGAAGTAGCGCGCATCGACGATCAGCTCCTGAAGGCTGCGAACCCCCGCCTTCTTGAGGCGTTCGGCGACCTCGTCCAGGAACTTGTCGGGATACGACACGCTGTCGACCGTCGCGAACGAGGCGTCTCCGGAGCCGATGATCCAGAGCCTCTTGCCGTCGAGCCTCGCCGTGGTGGTCCACCGAAAGGTCGGCGGCAGCGTCCAGAGTGCCGCTGCCGTCGTGAAGAGCTTCGTGTTCGACGCCAGCACGAAGGGCTCATCGGCGCGGTGGCTGACCACGGGAGCCCCCGAAGCATCCAGCACGAGCACTCCGAGCCGGATCCCGACCAACTCGACGTCGGCGATCTGAATCGCGATCGGATCGGGCTCGACACCGACTGCCGGTAGACAGACGACGAACAGGGCGAGAACCAACGCCGTGAGGGCGCGGTAGTTGGCACTGCGGGTCATCGGTTCCCCCGTGCGCGATGGTGCCCACGCGCCGCGCAGACAGACGCGACCGCTCAACATGTGGAACGGTGACAGAGGGCGTTGGGTTGCTCGAAGCGGCGTCGAGCGACGGCGGATGGAGTCGTGCGCACGGCGGGCGCTAGTGGCTCTCGCTGGCGAGATGACCCACGTGGATGTCCAGGTCGGCGCGATCTTTCACCTGCTCGACCTGCCCGTCGCGGATGTACACGACACGGTCGGAGACGTCGAGCATCTTCAGGTCGTGGGTCGCGCTGACGATCGTGACGTGCTGGGACTCGTTCAGCTCTTTGAGGAGCGTGATGATCTCTCGCCCGGTCTTGGTATCGAGGTTGGCGGTGGGTTCGTCGGCAAGGATGATGTCGGGATTGTTCGCCAGTGCGCGGGCGATTGCGACGCGCTGCTGCTGTCCGCCGGACAGCTCGGTCGGTCGATGGTCGAGACGATGCCCCAAGCCGACTAGTTCCAGCAGCCGAGTTCCACGCTCGATGCGCTCCTTCGGCGTCACACCGGCGAACACCATCGGCAGCGTGATGTTCTCCATCGCGGACATGACCGGCAGCAGGTTGAACGACTGGAAGATGTAGCCCATCCGGTTGCAGCGGATCCACGCCAGTTGTTCCGGCGAAAGCTTCGCCATGTCCTCGCCGTCGAGGAAGACCCGTCCCGTGGTCGGTCGGTCTAACGCGCCGATGGCGTTGAAGAGCGTGGACTTGCCGGACCCCGAGGGACCCATCAGCGACAAGTACTCGCCGCGATGGATGTCGAGGTTCACCCCTTTGAGCGCACGGACGACGGTCGTACCCATCGGGTACTCTTTGGTGACTGCCTCGACGCGGACGACATCATCCGTCCCGACCATGCTCGTCTCCTCGCGCACGGCTAGACCTCGACGCGCATCGCCTCGACCGGCGGCATCTTCGCCGCTCGGAACGCGGGTCCTGCGGCTCCGATCACCGCCAGGATCATGCCGACGACGCACCCACCCAGAATGACCGGGATGACACCG is drawn from Candidatus Poribacteria bacterium and contains these coding sequences:
- a CDS encoding tetratricopeptide repeat protein, encoding MRFLQTVFRNRSLARAADALDDGRLEEAFSALEPFLRGASVPVEALQVLGGIRLAQGAADDAREAFQRVLAESPNDPTATEGLRQVHIQKAFAAREEEDHALAADELCAALELDPSNAFVHYNLGNVYADMGDRAEDALRCWRAAVELRQDYVEAHFDLGQVLFYNGRYDEAMPHFEAILRARTDWPAPFYCLAAIHARQGNREAAMENLTTALLLNSGWARTATDDPHLASLRGDPEFDRLVADGATVPVDDLRVLTREDLLRDMAEDSDDGDTTD
- a CDS encoding ABC transporter ATP-binding protein, whose translation is MVGTDDVVRVEAVTKEYPMGTTVVRALKGVNLDIHRGEYLSLMGPSGSGKSTLFNAIGALDRPTTGRVFLDGEDMAKLSPEQLAWIRCNRMGYIFQSFNLLPVMSAMENITLPMVFAGVTPKERIERGTRLLELVGLGHRLDHRPTELSGGQQQRVAIARALANNPDIILADEPTANLDTKTGREIITLLKELNESQHVTIVSATHDLKMLDVSDRVVYIRDGQVEQVKDRADLDIHVGHLASESH